A single genomic interval of Zunongwangia sp. HGR-M22 harbors:
- a CDS encoding phosphoribosyltransferase family protein has product MKERIQILNDTEIAQKIRRIAFQIYESNINEEEIVLAGIARKGFKLAKRIQEELEKISPLKIILCEVHVNKKSPRNKVTTSILPENYNEKSLVLIDDVLNSGTTLIYGVRHFLDVPLKQFKTAVLVDRNHKKYPVKADFKGISLSTSLSEMVRITFEKGNDRAELI; this is encoded by the coding sequence ATGAAAGAAAGAATTCAGATTTTAAACGATACTGAAATTGCTCAAAAAATTAGAAGAATAGCATTTCAGATTTATGAAAGTAACATAAATGAAGAAGAGATCGTATTGGCCGGTATTGCCAGAAAAGGTTTTAAACTAGCAAAAAGGATCCAGGAAGAACTCGAAAAAATATCTCCATTAAAAATTATCTTATGCGAAGTTCATGTAAATAAGAAAAGTCCAAGAAATAAAGTAACTACTTCTATTCTTCCCGAAAACTATAATGAAAAATCCCTAGTCTTAATCGACGACGTATTAAACTCGGGCACAACTTTAATATACGGTGTACGTCATTTTTTAGACGTTCCATTAAAGCAATTCAAAACAGCAGTACTGGTAGACCGCAATCATAAAAAGTATCCTGTAAAAGCCGATTTTAAAGGAATTTCACTTTCCACCTCCTTAAGCGAAATGGTAAGAATAACCTTCGAAAAAGGAAATGATAGAGCAGAGCTTATTTAA
- a CDS encoding RNA-binding S4 domain-containing protein: MRVDKFLWSVRYFKTRSIATNACKQGKVKMETTNVKPSKDIFPGDRLVVRKNQINYEIEVLDLPKSRVGAKLVNIYVQDHTPKEAFEKQDLLKYSKDYYRKKGTGRPTKKDRRDIDDWFENADDKENKDQTT, translated from the coding sequence ATGAGAGTTGATAAATTTTTATGGAGTGTGCGGTACTTTAAAACCCGAAGCATCGCAACCAATGCATGCAAGCAGGGTAAAGTAAAAATGGAAACCACCAATGTTAAACCCTCTAAAGATATTTTCCCTGGCGATAGATTGGTTGTTAGGAAGAATCAAATAAACTACGAAATTGAAGTTTTAGATCTTCCAAAAAGCCGAGTTGGAGCAAAGCTTGTGAATATTTACGTACAGGATCACACCCCTAAAGAAGCTTTTGAAAAACAAGATCTTCTTAAATATTCTAAAGATTATTACCGAAAAAAAGGCACGGGACGACCAACCAAAAAAGATCGAAGAGATATTGATGATTGGTTTGAAAATGCCGATGACAAAGAAAACAAAGACCAAACTACCTAA
- a CDS encoding FKBP-type peptidyl-prolyl cis-trans isomerase: protein MRLNKYFLAGITLASLSFTSCNDDDDNNRNIPREELRDETEQALIDDDSIVEYLQTHFYNYEEFENPSSDFDYRIVFDTIAGENSDKESIFESDFLETKKVPYRVNETEVDYNLYILKVREGEGERPHFSDSTYVRYKGELLNSEVFDNSINSPVWFDLVGYVVEEVNNAGQVQRTRRGGVVPAFREAMTEFQGASSYTVNGDNTVNWSNDYGIGALFAPSGLGYFNGATGGSKYSPLIFTFDLLNVNEADHDGDGIPSWMEDINENRDLYDDDTDGDGLPNFSDNDDDGDGLPTRQEIIINADGTITFPDSNNNGTSNHLDPDYFQPVGEE, encoded by the coding sequence ATGCGATTGAATAAATACTTTTTAGCCGGAATTACTTTGGCTAGTCTTTCTTTTACCAGCTGTAACGACGACGATGATAATAACAGGAATATACCTCGAGAGGAGCTTAGGGATGAAACCGAGCAGGCCTTAATAGATGATGATAGTATTGTTGAATATCTACAAACGCATTTTTATAATTATGAGGAATTTGAAAATCCATCTTCAGATTTCGATTATAGAATCGTTTTTGATACAATTGCTGGAGAAAATAGTGATAAAGAATCGATATTTGAATCGGATTTTCTGGAAACTAAAAAGGTACCTTATCGGGTTAACGAAACAGAGGTGGACTATAATCTATACATTTTGAAGGTTAGGGAGGGGGAAGGAGAGCGTCCTCACTTTTCAGACTCGACGTATGTAAGATATAAAGGAGAATTGTTGAATTCTGAAGTGTTTGATAATAGCATTAATTCTCCTGTATGGTTTGATCTTGTAGGTTATGTTGTAGAGGAGGTAAATAATGCAGGGCAAGTTCAGCGTACTAGAAGAGGTGGTGTAGTGCCTGCATTTAGAGAAGCTATGACTGAATTTCAAGGAGCCTCTAGCTATACCGTTAATGGCGATAACACGGTTAACTGGTCTAATGATTATGGTATTGGAGCCTTGTTTGCTCCATCTGGATTAGGATATTTTAATGGTGCGACCGGAGGAAGCAAATATAGCCCGTTGATTTTCACCTTTGATTTACTGAATGTAAATGAAGCCGATCATGATGGAGATGGTATCCCAAGCTGGATGGAAGACATAAATGAAAATAGAGATTTATATGACGATGATACCGACGGGGATGGATTGCCTAATTTTTCTGATAATGATGATGATGGTGATGGTTTACCAACACGCCAGGAAATTATTATTAATGCAGATGGCACGATAACTTTCCCGGATTCTAATAACAACGGCACTTCAAATCACTTGGATCCAGATTATTTTCAACCTGTAGGTGAGGAATAA
- a CDS encoding outer membrane beta-barrel protein encodes MKKILIIMLCLTSTGIWAQSSEFGIKGGLNYGSTGDINGFDEAREDFPDLKNGESKAGYHFGVFGKFGISGVFIQPELVYTKLTTDYGAFDYDLNKIDLPVLLGVDILGPLNVKAGPSFQYITNNEIENGTFKIGNVDKDITVGYQLGAGLNLGNLGIDVRYEGAFTDNTAFSETAEENFSIDSRPSQWILSLSIAL; translated from the coding sequence ATGAAAAAAATTTTAATCATTATGCTCTGTCTAACATCAACAGGCATATGGGCGCAGTCATCAGAATTTGGAATAAAAGGAGGATTAAATTATGGATCTACTGGTGACATCAATGGCTTTGATGAAGCTAGAGAAGATTTCCCTGATTTAAAGAATGGAGAATCTAAAGCGGGGTATCACTTTGGTGTATTCGGAAAATTTGGAATTTCAGGAGTTTTCATTCAGCCAGAACTTGTTTACACCAAACTAACTACCGATTATGGTGCTTTTGATTATGATCTTAATAAAATAGACCTACCGGTTTTATTAGGAGTCGATATCTTAGGCCCGTTAAATGTAAAAGCCGGGCCATCGTTTCAATACATCACGAACAACGAAATCGAAAATGGAACATTTAAAATAGGAAATGTTGATAAAGATATTACAGTAGGATATCAATTAGGAGCAGGTCTAAACCTTGGCAACTTGGGAATAGACGTTAGATATGAAGGTGCATTTACAGATAATACTGCTTTCAGTGAAACTGCAGAAGAAAATTTCTCTATAGATTCAAGACCTTCACAATGGATTTTGAGTTTATCTATAGCGCTCTAA
- a CDS encoding transketolase family protein: MKKYTYTEKQDTRSGFGAGLAELGKTNEKVVALCADLTPSLKMADFIEANPDRFFQTGIAEANMMGMAAGLTIGGYIPYTGTFANFSTGRVYDQIRQSIAYSNKNVKICASHAGLTLGEDGATHQILEDIGLMKMLPGMTVINPCDYNQTKAATIAIAEHVGPVYLRFGRPKVPIFTPEDQKFEIGKAIILNEGTDVTIIATGHLVWEAIKAGEALAEKGISAEIINIHTIKPLDEEAIIKSVKKTGCVVSAEEHNFLGGLGESVARTLAEHQPAPQEFVATKDTFGESGTPEQLMEKYGLNADAIIAASEKVIKRK, translated from the coding sequence ATGAAAAAATATACATATACAGAAAAACAAGATACTAGAAGTGGTTTTGGTGCCGGGCTGGCAGAGCTTGGAAAAACTAACGAAAAAGTAGTTGCACTTTGTGCCGACCTTACCCCTTCATTGAAAATGGCCGATTTTATCGAAGCCAATCCAGATCGCTTTTTCCAAACAGGAATTGCAGAGGCAAATATGATGGGAATGGCTGCTGGATTGACAATTGGTGGATATATTCCTTACACAGGAACATTTGCTAACTTCTCTACCGGTCGTGTTTACGATCAAATTAGACAATCTATTGCCTATTCTAATAAAAATGTAAAAATTTGTGCTTCTCACGCTGGTTTAACACTTGGAGAAGATGGTGCTACTCACCAAATTCTTGAAGACATTGGTTTAATGAAAATGTTACCTGGGATGACAGTGATTAACCCATGTGACTACAACCAAACTAAGGCTGCTACAATTGCTATTGCAGAACACGTGGGACCTGTTTATTTACGATTTGGACGACCAAAAGTGCCAATATTCACTCCTGAAGATCAAAAATTTGAGATCGGAAAAGCTATTATTTTGAACGAAGGTACAGATGTTACCATAATTGCTACCGGTCACTTAGTATGGGAAGCTATAAAAGCTGGCGAAGCTTTAGCTGAAAAAGGTATTAGTGCTGAGATTATTAATATTCACACAATTAAACCTTTAGATGAAGAAGCGATCATCAAATCGGTTAAGAAAACCGGATGTGTAGTTTCTGCTGAAGAGCATAACTTCCTTGGCGGTTTAGGAGAAAGTGTAGCCAGAACTTTGGCAGAACACCAACCAGCTCCACAAGAGTTTGTAGCTACTAAAGATACTTTTGGAGAAAGTGGTACTCCAGAGCAATTAATGGAGAAGTATGGTCTTAACGCCGATGCGATTATAGCAGCTTCAGAAAAAGTTATAAAACGTAAATAA
- a CDS encoding transketolase, translated as MANIEELKSFATQVRRDIVRQVHKVNSGHPGGSLGCTEFFVALYQEILEHDPSFNMDGVGEDLFFLSNGHISPVFYSVLARSGYFPVEELSTFRMIDSRLQGHPTTHEGLPGIRIASGSLGQGMSIALGAAQAKKLNKDSHLVFSLHGDGELQEGQNWEAIMYAGANGVDNLISTVDVNGQQIDGSTDTVLNMGDLRAKFEAFGWDVLEIAEGNDIKKVIEGLNEAKEHTGKGKPVCVLMTTIMGNGVDFMMHTHEWHGKAPNDEQLESALAQNPETLGDY; from the coding sequence ATGGCAAACATTGAAGAATTAAAAAGTTTTGCTACCCAGGTACGCAGGGATATTGTAAGACAAGTTCATAAAGTAAACTCTGGCCACCCAGGAGGTTCTCTTGGTTGTACTGAGTTTTTTGTAGCGCTCTATCAAGAAATTTTAGAGCATGATCCTAGCTTTAATATGGACGGGGTTGGTGAGGACTTATTTTTCCTTTCCAATGGTCATATCTCCCCTGTTTTCTATAGTGTACTAGCACGTAGTGGTTACTTTCCGGTAGAAGAATTAAGTACGTTTAGAATGATCGATTCTCGCCTACAAGGACACCCAACTACTCACGAGGGCCTTCCGGGAATTAGAATAGCTTCTGGATCTTTGGGCCAGGGAATGTCTATAGCTTTAGGAGCGGCACAAGCTAAAAAATTGAACAAAGACAGTCATTTAGTTTTCTCTTTGCATGGTGATGGAGAATTACAGGAAGGACAAAACTGGGAAGCGATAATGTATGCCGGTGCAAATGGTGTGGATAACTTAATTTCTACAGTAGATGTAAACGGCCAACAAATTGATGGTAGCACAGATACTGTTCTTAATATGGGCGATCTAAGAGCTAAATTTGAAGCTTTTGGATGGGATGTTTTAGAAATTGCTGAAGGTAATGATATCAAAAAAGTAATCGAAGGACTTAACGAAGCTAAAGAACATACCGGTAAAGGAAAACCTGTTTGTGTGCTAATGACTACCATAATGGGTAATGGTGTAGATTTTATGATGCATACGCACGAATGGCACGGTAAAGCTCCAAATGATGAACAATTAGAAAGTGCCCTTGCACAAAACCCGGAAACTTTAGGCGATTACTAA